In Drosophila willistoni isolate 14030-0811.24 chromosome XR unlocalized genomic scaffold, UCI_dwil_1.1 Seg8, whole genome shotgun sequence, a single genomic region encodes these proteins:
- the LOC6645842 gene encoding CUE domain-containing protein 1 isoform X1 → MSTLQLEFSQAMADFKKMFPDIDREVIEAILRENQGAVDQTIDALLAMSIDNQNEKLRNELDANISPQQSLINLNDSDKDLRRNNQQHHQHHQQEQQHQLLIDTTDGGAAESAGGGGGAGAGNLLSTASASPNHHNTGASPKQRPLGAANRSLQNTPTKRRDFSSVSRRWNPPILGALPPGFLRVAPAAGQQDFELPDEQFALMLQNEEFMNQLRWNQDFMNALEKEQNGKTKSGEDDAPFQERLKNMGKMSRKKFLQMARVFTWQRNKKVTTAKQIDSLPLREEPSDDESSHHQQQHQQQQHQQQHQHQEQGQLQLRK, encoded by the exons atGTCGACGCTTCAACTGGAATTTTCTCAAGCTATGGCCGATTTTAAGAAAATGTTTCCCGACATTGATCGCGAGGTAATTGAGGCCATATTGAGGGAAAATCAGGGCGCAGTTGATCAGACAATAGATGCCCTATTGGCAATGTCCATTGATAATCAG AATGAAAAACTGCGCAATGAACTGGATGCTAATATCTCGCCACAACAGAGTCTCATCAATCTAAATGATTCGGACAAAGATTTGCGTCGCAATAaccagcagcaccaccaacaccaccagcAGGAGCAACAGCATCAGCTGCTCATTGACACTACAGACGGTGGGGCAGCCGAAAGCGCCGGCGGCGGTGGAGGAGCTGGTGCTGGTAATCTCTTAAGCACGGCCAGTGCTTCGCCCAATCATCACAATACTGGAGCATCACCCAAACAGCGGCCATTGGGGGCGGCCAATAGAAGTCTACAGAATACGCCCACAAAACGAAGGGATTTCTCATCGGTCTCGCGTCGCTGGAATCCCCCAATTCTTGGTGCCCTACCACCAGGATTTCTACGTGTGGCACCTGCTGCTGGTCAGCAGGATTTCGAGCTACCCGATGAACAGTTCGCCTTAATGCTGCAAAACGAAGAGTTTATGAACCAATTGCGTTGGAATCAAGACTTCATGAATGCCCTGGAGAAGGAACAGAATGGCAAGACCAAAAGTGGTGAAGATGATGCACCATTCCAGGAGCGTCTCAAGAATATGGGCAAAATGTCACGTAAGAAATTCCTACAAATGGCACGCGTTTTCACCTGGCAGCGCAATAAAAAAGTAACCACGGCCAAGCAAATTGACTCATTGCCCCTAAGGGAAGAGCCGAGCGATGATGAGTCCAgtcatcatcagcaacagcaccaacagcagcagcatcagcaacaacatcagcatcaaGAGCAGGGTCAATTGCAGTTGCGCAAGTGA
- the LOC6645842 gene encoding CUE domain-containing protein 1 isoform X2, with amino-acid sequence MSTLQLEFSQAMADFKKMFPDIDREVIEAILRENQGAVDQTIDALLAMSIDNQSLINLNDSDKDLRRNNQQHHQHHQQEQQHQLLIDTTDGGAAESAGGGGGAGAGNLLSTASASPNHHNTGASPKQRPLGAANRSLQNTPTKRRDFSSVSRRWNPPILGALPPGFLRVAPAAGQQDFELPDEQFALMLQNEEFMNQLRWNQDFMNALEKEQNGKTKSGEDDAPFQERLKNMGKMSRKKFLQMARVFTWQRNKKVTTAKQIDSLPLREEPSDDESSHHQQQHQQQQHQQQHQHQEQGQLQLRK; translated from the exons atGTCGACGCTTCAACTGGAATTTTCTCAAGCTATGGCCGATTTTAAGAAAATGTTTCCCGACATTGATCGCGAGGTAATTGAGGCCATATTGAGGGAAAATCAGGGCGCAGTTGATCAGACAATAGATGCCCTATTGGCAATGTCCATTGATAATCAG AGTCTCATCAATCTAAATGATTCGGACAAAGATTTGCGTCGCAATAaccagcagcaccaccaacaccaccagcAGGAGCAACAGCATCAGCTGCTCATTGACACTACAGACGGTGGGGCAGCCGAAAGCGCCGGCGGCGGTGGAGGAGCTGGTGCTGGTAATCTCTTAAGCACGGCCAGTGCTTCGCCCAATCATCACAATACTGGAGCATCACCCAAACAGCGGCCATTGGGGGCGGCCAATAGAAGTCTACAGAATACGCCCACAAAACGAAGGGATTTCTCATCGGTCTCGCGTCGCTGGAATCCCCCAATTCTTGGTGCCCTACCACCAGGATTTCTACGTGTGGCACCTGCTGCTGGTCAGCAGGATTTCGAGCTACCCGATGAACAGTTCGCCTTAATGCTGCAAAACGAAGAGTTTATGAACCAATTGCGTTGGAATCAAGACTTCATGAATGCCCTGGAGAAGGAACAGAATGGCAAGACCAAAAGTGGTGAAGATGATGCACCATTCCAGGAGCGTCTCAAGAATATGGGCAAAATGTCACGTAAGAAATTCCTACAAATGGCACGCGTTTTCACCTGGCAGCGCAATAAAAAAGTAACCACGGCCAAGCAAATTGACTCATTGCCCCTAAGGGAAGAGCCGAGCGATGATGAGTCCAgtcatcatcagcaacagcaccaacagcagcagcatcagcaacaacatcagcatcaaGAGCAGGGTCAATTGCAGTTGCGCAAGTGA
- the LOC6645843 gene encoding uncharacterized protein LOC6645843 isoform X1, with amino-acid sequence MSTTCPNGSIVQQLGFLIVLLSIVMSGQAAPRPLVGGVSPNAPAVALPTHLFFNELLESGDEDNTYLGEQMKYQEMQQQQQQQQHYAPTSNYFANKWPSLHDLLLTADYDDMQPLENSHEREVTNSRLLARLHRLGDNPADEELRYNVVNDFTDARAKKFGNSGPKLRLPINLGHNTKKNVQFRKQYMSPCHFKICNMGRKRSVPSNVSY; translated from the exons ATGTCGACAACGTGCCCCAATGGCTCCATTGTCCAACAGTTGGGCTTCCTCATTGTTTTGCTGTCAATCGTGATGTCAGGACAGGCAGCGCCACGCCCCTTGGTGGGGGGCGTTAGCCCTAATGCACCTGCTGTTGCACTACCAACGCATTTGTTCTTCAATGAACTACTCGAATCGGGTGATGAGGATAACACCTATTTGGGTGAGCAAATG aaatatcaggagatgcaacaacaacaacaacaacaacagcactATGCACCCACATCGAATTATTTTGCCAATAAATGGCCATCGCTACACGATTTGCTATTGACTGCCGACTATGATGATATGCAGCCGTTGGAGAACTCACATGAACGTGAAGTCACCAATTCTCGTCTCTTGGCACGTCTACACAGATTGGGCGATAATCCGGCAGATGAAGAGTTGCGATATAATGTGGTTAACGATTTCACCGATGCACGAGCCAAGAAATTTGGTAATTCTGGACCCAAACTAAGGTTGCCCATTAATCTGGGACACAATACCAAGAAGAATGTTCAAT TTCGTAAACAAT ATATGTCGCCGTGCCACTTTAAGATTTGCAACATGGGACGCAAACGTAGTGTCCCCTCGAATGTTTCCTATTGA
- the LOC6645843 gene encoding uncharacterized protein LOC6645843 isoform X2 — protein sequence MSTTCPNGSIVQQLGFLIVLLSIVMSGQAAPRPLVGGVSPNAPAVALPTHLFFNELLESGDEDNTYLGEQMKYQEMQQQQQQQQHYAPTSNYFANKWPSLHDLLLTADYDDMQPLENSHEREVTNSRLLARLHRLGDNPADEELRYNVVNDFTDARAKKFGNSGPKLRLPINLGHNTKKNVQYMSPCHFKICNMGRKRSVPSNVSY from the exons ATGTCGACAACGTGCCCCAATGGCTCCATTGTCCAACAGTTGGGCTTCCTCATTGTTTTGCTGTCAATCGTGATGTCAGGACAGGCAGCGCCACGCCCCTTGGTGGGGGGCGTTAGCCCTAATGCACCTGCTGTTGCACTACCAACGCATTTGTTCTTCAATGAACTACTCGAATCGGGTGATGAGGATAACACCTATTTGGGTGAGCAAATG aaatatcaggagatgcaacaacaacaacaacaacaacagcactATGCACCCACATCGAATTATTTTGCCAATAAATGGCCATCGCTACACGATTTGCTATTGACTGCCGACTATGATGATATGCAGCCGTTGGAGAACTCACATGAACGTGAAGTCACCAATTCTCGTCTCTTGGCACGTCTACACAGATTGGGCGATAATCCGGCAGATGAAGAGTTGCGATATAATGTGGTTAACGATTTCACCGATGCACGAGCCAAGAAATTTGGTAATTCTGGACCCAAACTAAGGTTGCCCATTAATCTGGGACACAATACCAAGAAGAATGTTCAAT ATATGTCGCCGTGCCACTTTAAGATTTGCAACATGGGACGCAAACGTAGTGTCCCCTCGAATGTTTCCTATTGA
- the LOC6645844 gene encoding cuticle protein 7 produces the protein MAFFKSLICLAVLSVASAGVLHGGPALYASAPALYAGHGHHDEGLDYHAYPKYHYNYGVADSHTGDVKSQHEVRDGDVVKGSYSLVEPDGSVRTVEYTADDHNGFNAVVHKSAPTVHHAAPAVVAHAAPLISHAAPLVAHGGPSIAHHVAAAPAIPYAGHLAHAAAVPAYGYATHNAHAHVAHY, from the exons ATGGCTTTCTTCAAA TCCCTGATCTGCTTGGCTGTCTTGAGTGTGGCCTCAGCCGGTGTCCTGCACGGTGGTCCAGCTCTATATGCATCTGCACCAGCTCTCTATGCTGGTCATGGACATCATGACGAAGGATTGGACTATcat GCTTACCCCAAGTATCACTACAATTATGGTGTAGCTGATTCCCATACCGGTGATGTCAAGTCGCAGCATGAGGTGCGCGATGGTGATGTTGTGAAGGGCTCCTACTCTCTGGTTGAGCCCGATGGTTCGGTCCGTACTGTGGAATACACCGCCGATGATCACAATGGTTTCAATGCCGTTGTCCACAAATCGGCCCCAACTGTTCATCATGCCGCTCCAGCTGTTGTTGCCCATGCTGCTCCATTGATCTCTCATGCTGCTCCCTTGGTTGCGCATGGTGGTCCATCTATTGCCCATCATGTGGCTGCTGCTCCAGCTATCCCATATGCTGGCCATTTGGCgcatgctgctgctgttcccGCTTACGGTTATGCCACCCACAATGCTCATGCGCATGTGGCCCATTACTAA
- the LOC6645845 gene encoding larval cuticle protein A2B encodes MAKFMCFVILSLALFATVTQAKPGYAVDYYDHPKYAFNYGVADHTTGDVKSQHETRDGDVVKGQYSLVEPDGSIRTVDYTADPINGFNAVVTKSGPTVHAQAVVAKPIVAHKPVLAHYEPHHLVKHVQQVAPAPLVVASPAPYVSKHYAPSVAAAAPIHYDYDDGYYNQGQHYEYVPQYDAGHYGHYASPYATHY; translated from the exons atGGCCAAATTCATGTGCTTTGTGATCCTTTCGTTGGCTTTGTTTGCCACTGTGACCCAGGCGAAACCAGGATATGCTGTTGATTATTAT GATCATCCAAAATATGCCTTTAATTATGGTGTAGCCGATCATACAACAGGTGATGTGAAATCACAGCATGAAACACGGGATGGCGATGTTGTCAAAG GTCAATACTCATTGGTTGAGCCTGATGGCTCCATACGCACAGTGGACTATACAGCTGATCCGATTAATGGTTTCAATGCCGTTGTCACCAAATCAGGGCCAACTGTACATGCCCAGGCTGTGGTGGCCAAGCCAATTGTGGCCCATAAGCCAGTATTGGCCCACTATGAGCCACATCATTTGGTTAAGCATGTCCAGCAAGTGGCACCAGCTCCATTGGTAGTTGCCTCACCAGCTCCTTATG TCTCGAAACACTATGCCCCATCTGTGGCCGCAGCTGCCCCCATACACTACGATTACGATGATGGCTACTATAATCAAGGACAACATTACGAATATGTACCACAATACGATGCCGGACACTATGGCCACTATGCGAGTCCCTATGCGACTCACTATTAA